Proteins encoded together in one Riemerella anatipestifer window:
- a CDS encoding alpha/beta fold hydrolase, which translates to MLNYEISGEGQEPLVLLHGFLENNSIWNDLEPYLSEHFSLIKIDLPGHGQSEVMGDVHTMELMAEEVKKVTDHLSLSRFHILGHSMGGYVSLAFAEKWHTQLKSLTLFFSTFQADDDAKKELRRKSFRIIQESFSTYVRAGVPLLFNPNEREQLDSKIEQAKKIALSTPTQGALAAVKGMIERTDKRNLLEQIETKVLVLAGRHDAAVNHEALLNLLPQRASIKHYLLDCGHNGHWELPKNCAEIINEELSY; encoded by the coding sequence ATGCTTAATTACGAGATTTCTGGTGAGGGACAAGAGCCTTTGGTCTTGTTGCACGGTTTTTTGGAAAACAATAGTATTTGGAACGATTTGGAGCCGTATTTATCCGAGCATTTTAGCCTAATCAAAATAGATTTACCAGGACACGGACAATCGGAGGTGATGGGCGATGTCCATACAATGGAACTTATGGCAGAAGAAGTGAAAAAGGTAACAGACCACCTCAGTCTGTCTAGGTTTCATATTTTGGGGCATTCTATGGGCGGTTATGTAAGTCTTGCTTTTGCAGAAAAATGGCATACACAACTTAAAAGTCTCACGCTTTTTTTCTCTACCTTCCAAGCTGATGACGACGCTAAAAAGGAACTGAGAAGAAAAAGTTTTAGAATTATACAAGAAAGTTTTTCTACTTATGTAAGAGCTGGCGTTCCGCTTTTGTTCAATCCAAACGAGAGAGAACAGCTAGATTCTAAAATAGAACAAGCCAAGAAAATCGCACTAAGTACGCCTACACAGGGGGCTCTAGCCGCCGTAAAAGGTATGATTGAACGAACAGATAAACGAAATCTACTTGAACAGATAGAAACCAAAGTACTGGTATTGGCAGGGCGACACGATGCTGCTGTAAACCACGAAGCATTGCTTAATCTTTTGCCACAAAGAGCGTCTATAAAGCACTACCTCCTAGATTGTGGACACAACGGACATTGGGAACTCCCTAAAAATTGTGCGGAAATTATCAATGAAGAATTAAGCTACTAA